The genomic DNA GCGCGGCGCTCGCGACCGCGGCCATCGGCTCCTTCGTCGCCGGCACGATCGCGACCGTGATCGTCACGCTGTTCGCGCCCTTCGTGGCCGACTTCGCGGTCAAGCTCGGGCCGCCCGAGTATTTCCTCTTGATGCTGCTGGCCTTCACGACCGTGAGCGCGGTGCTCGGCAAGAGCACGTTGCGTGGCATGACGGCGCTGTTCGTTGGCCTGGCCGCGGGCTGTGTCGGGCTCGACCAGATCTCGGGCCAGGGCCGCTACACCGGCGGCGTTCCCGAACTGCTCGACGGCATAGAGATCGTGCTGGTCGCGGTCGGCCTGTTCGCGGTGGCCGAGGTGCTGTATGCGGTGCTCTACGAAGGCAAGGTCGTGGAGGCACAGAACAGGCTGAGCCGCGTGCACATGAGCGCGCGCGACTGGAAGCGCTCGGTGCCGGCCTGGCTGCGCGGCACGGCCATCGGCACGCCCTTCGGCTGCATTCCGGCCGGCGGCACCGAGATCCCGACCTTCCTGAGCTATGCGACCGAGAAGAAGCTGGCCAAGGGCGAGGCCCGGTCCGAGTTCGGCACGGCGGGCGCGATCGAAGGCGTGGCCGGTCCCGAAGCCGCCAACAACGCGACGGTGACGGCGGCGCTGATTCCGCTGCTCACGCTCGGCATCCCGACCTCGAACACCACCGCCATCCTGCTCGGTGCCTTCCAGAATTACGGCATCCAGCCCGGGCCGCAGCTCTTCACCACCTCGGCCGCGCTGGTGTGGGCGCTGATCGCCTCGCTCTACATCGGCAACGTGATGCTGCTGGTGCTCAACCTGCCGATGGTCGGGCTCTGGGTCAAGCTGCTGAAGATTCCGAAGCCGCAGCTCTATGCGGGCATCCTGATCTTCGCGACGGTGGGCGCCTACGGCATGCGCCAGAGTGCGTTCGACCTGTTCCTGCTCTATGTGATCGGCGTGCTCGGCGTGCTGATGCGGCGCTTCGACTTTCCGACCGCGCCGGTGGTGGTGGGCATGATCCTCGGGCCGCTGGCCGAGGCCCAGCTGCGCAACGCGATGTCGATCGGCGAGGGCAGCGCGGTGGTCTTCTTCCAGCGGCCGATGTCGATCGTGCTGATCGTCATCGTGCTGGCCGTCATGATCCTGCCGCGCGTGGCCCGGCGGATGGGCGAGCGCAAGCTGCGGGCGGTGAACGCGGGCTGAGCGCCCGACGCATCAATAGACCGTGAGCGAGGAGAGCGGGCGCGGGCCGTAGGGAAAGCGCTCCGCCTTGCCGGCTTGCTTGCGCGCCGTCTGGAGGATCTTTCGGATAACGACCGTCCAGAGGAAGACCTGCATCAGCAGCAGATCCAACGCCAGGATCATGCCCTGGTAGTGGTGTCTTGCCGGCACAGTGATGAGGGCGCCGTAGAAGAGAAGCGCCAGCACGCAGAAGGGTTTGAACCAGCGCGCCCGGCGCGTGCGTGCAAGCCTGAGCACACTCGGAACGCCAGGGACTTGCCGTTGTTCCCGACCCAGTGCTTCCGCTTCCTGAAGGAAAGGAACGAAGACGAGGTTGAAGGCGATCAGCAGCAGTGTGTCCATGATGGCGTTCCGAGTGGCTAAGGGATGCGTGACAGCAAGCAGAGGCAGTGTCGTGCGCGCCACCGTTTTTCGCATCGCTCGCAGGAGCCAATGGCCCGGTCGCGACGGGCCAATCCCGACCGGCCGCCGTGACTTATTTCGCTGGCGGAGCGTCCGCCGGCAGCACGATGGTCGCGCGCCCGTCGCGCGAGGTCGTGGCATCGGAGCCGCTCGATGGCGGCGTCGCGCCTGCCGGGCTGACGATGACCGCGCGGCCGTCGGGTGTGGGTGCCACGACATC from Variovorax sp. PBL-E5 includes the following:
- a CDS encoding tripartite tricarboxylate transporter permease, which translates into the protein MDIFNALMHGFALAITPANLLWCLVGCALGTAVGVLPGIGPAVAVAMLLPITGKVDVTASMIFFSGIYYGAMYGGSTTSILLNTPGETASMVTAMEGNKMAKSGRAGAALATAAIGSFVAGTIATVIVTLFAPFVADFAVKLGPPEYFLLMLLAFTTVSAVLGKSTLRGMTALFVGLAAGCVGLDQISGQGRYTGGVPELLDGIEIVLVAVGLFAVAEVLYAVLYEGKVVEAQNRLSRVHMSARDWKRSVPAWLRGTAIGTPFGCIPAGGTEIPTFLSYATEKKLAKGEARSEFGTAGAIEGVAGPEAANNATVTAALIPLLTLGIPTSNTTAILLGAFQNYGIQPGPQLFTTSAALVWALIASLYIGNVMLLVLNLPMVGLWVKLLKIPKPQLYAGILIFATVGAYGMRQSAFDLFLLYVIGVLGVLMRRFDFPTAPVVVGMILGPLAEAQLRNAMSIGEGSAVVFFQRPMSIVLIVIVLAVMILPRVARRMGERKLRAVNAG